The following nucleotide sequence is from Desulfatirhabdium butyrativorans DSM 18734.
GCAATACTGGCGGCGCCATCGATATGGCCGAAGAAATGATCCCGGCCATCAGCCGCTGGTACCTGGAGAGGGTTCCTTGCCCCGCCAAACACCGGGGGCTTGCCGACAGGGGCGAGCATTTGATTCAATTGGCTCAGGAACACGGTGCAGCAGGCGTGATCTTCGTTCACCTGAAGTTTTGCGATCCCCATGGTTTCGATTATCCGGATATCAAATCGAAGCTGGACGAGAGGGGAATTGCAAGTCTTCGAATCGAGGTCGACGAGGGTACCATCGGGGAAGGGCAGATTCAGACGCGGATACAGGCTTTCATGGAAACCCTGGCGGCTTCAGAAGGCAGGCCGTGACGATCTGACGATGGGGTTTGTTTGGCATCGAGGCATGGCGCCTACCGACTGCCTGAACGAAAATCCCCTGTTCGGAGCATCACCCCGCCTGAGGGCAGGCAATGATGCAACAAAGCGTAAAACAGCCTGCCCTTCGGCTCAGATCGGGCAAGAGCCGGGCTTCCGTTCGGACGTTATGGCAGTTCCGCTCCGTTTTTCTTCACGCCCCGTTTGAACAGTTCAAAGGCGATATCGAGAGTCGGTTTCAGGTAGTCTTTCTTGTCATCCATGATTTTCTTGCTGGCTTCCCACAGGACGACACCCGAAAAAAGCGACCAGAAAATGTCCGACAGGGCCACTGGATGCTTGTCGATGAATACCCCTTTCTGAATGCCCTCTTCGAATACCTTCGAAATGGCGCCGATGGATTTCCGGGAAAGATCCTCGATCTGCGATAATACGCCTTCCGACAGATTCTTCAGGGTTTCGGAAGACTGCAGGTGGAACATGTTGATGATGATCAGCGGATCGAACGAATAGACATCGTACATGGCCTCGATCAATTGATCCAGTTTCTGCTCCGGACTGAGACTGGTTTCGTTGTTGACATGTTCCACCCGGATATGCAGAAACTGAAGGATGCGAAGCGAAAGCGAAGCATAAAGTTCTTCCTTGTTCTTGAAATACAGGTATAATGTGCCCGGACTGAGCTCAGCCTCGCTGGCGATGTCTTCCATGGTGGATTTGTTGAAGCCTTTTTCCGAAAAGACGCGTTTGGCAGCCACGATGATCTGCTGCCTGCGTCGCTCTTTCTCTCGTTCCTTGCGTTCCTGAATGCCCATGTTTCACCTCTGAATATTGTTTATTCATAATATAAAAGGTATTTTATTTTTCCAGTTTGATCAAGAATATTTTTTACATCTGGGCCAATTGCCCCCATGTAACGTCACCCCGGCGAAATCCTGCCTCTGGCAGGAGGGGTCCAGAATCTGTCCAAGTCCCGATCCCGTTAATCTGGATTCCGGCTTCCGCCGGAATGACAGGGAAGAACTTTTGCAATCGCCTCCTACGAAAGTCGGCAGTGGGCAGTCGGCAGGGGCGACCGGCGGGTCGCCCCTGCGAGTCCCTGCGAATGCCTTGGTCTGTCTTACCGCAACTGCAGGAATGACGGCCGGATTTTCATCTACCGGGGGCGCGGCGGCCCTCGCCATGAACATTTTTTTGATTTTTGAATCGTACCTGGTTGATGGAACAGGCGCTCCCCATTTGAAATTGCGCTTGCAGAACTCCGATGCTTCATGATAAGGACAACTGATTTTATAGCTGATGAAGTCTTCCCAAATCGCATTCATCGGCTCTTTTACGGCGTGATCAAGGTTTGTCGTCCACAACCGGAAACAGACAGTGGACAGGGGCGAAGCGGGGGCAGCACGAATGCCCGAGGTCAACAAACTTTTTTGCAACGGGAGGTATTTGTATGGCGTATGATGCAGTCAAAATGGCCGACTGGCAGATTTCGGAAGCAGCCGAAAAGAACATGCCGTCACCGGATCAATGGCGGGAAAAGCTTGGACTGGAAAAGGATGAAATCCTTCCCATGGGGAGACTGGCCAAACTCGATTTTCTGAAAATCATCAATCGGCTTCAGAATCGGCCGGATGGGAAATACATCGAGGTAACGGCCATTACCCCGACACCGCTTGGCGAAGGTAAAAGTACGACATCCGTTGGTCTGATGGAAGGACTTGGCAAGCGGGGAAAGAACGTCGGCGGCGCGCTTCGCCAACCCTCCGGCGGTCCGACGATGAACGTCAAGGGAACGGCTGCAGGCGGCGGAAACGCCCTCATCATCCCGATGACGGAATTCTCCCTGGGCCTTACGGGCGACATCAACGACATCATGAATGCCCACAACCTCGCCATGGTTGCCCTTACGGCCCGGATGCAGCATGAGCGCAACTACAACGACGAGCAGCTTGCCCGGCTCACCAAAATGCGCCGGCTCGACATCGATCCCACCCGGGTGGAGATGGGCTGGATCATCGATTTTTGCGCCCAGTCACTCCGGAACATCGTCATCGGCCTCGGCGGCAGAACCGATGGGTATACGATGCAGTCGAAATTCGGGATCGCCGTCGGCTCCGAATGCATGGCCATTCTCGCCATCATCAAGGACTTGGCAGATCTGAAGAAACGCCTGAACGAAATCACCGTTGCCTTTGACAAGGCCGGTAAACCGGTTACGACAGGCGATCTGGAAGTCGGCAATGCCATGACCGCCTTCATGCGCAACACCATCAATCCCACCCTGCTCAGCACGGCCGAATATCAGCCCTGCATGATTCACGCAGGTCCTTTCGCCAACATCGCCGTCGGTCAGTCCTCCATCATCGCGGACCGGATCGGTCTCAAGATGTTCGATTATCATGTTACGGAAAGCGGATTCGCGGCAGACATCGGATTCGAGAAATTCTGGAACGTCAAATGCCGCAACAGCGGGTTGAAGCCCCATGTTTCGGTGCTCACCACCACGATCCGCGCCCTCAAGATGCACGGCGGCGGGCCCAAGGTCGTGGCCGGGATCGCGCTTCCGGAAGCCTACACGAAGGAAAACCTGGAACTGGTCGAAAAAGGCTGCGCCAACATGGTGCACCACATCAATACCATCCGCAAGGCAGGGATCAATCCGGTTGTCTGCATCAACTGCTTCCATACGGATACGGATGCGGAAGTCGCCATCGTTCGAAAGGCAGCAGAAGCGGCCGGCGCCCGTTGCGCCAAATCTACCCATTGGGCTGACGGCGGTGATGGCGCGCTCGAGCTGGCCGATGCCGTCATCGATGCCTGCAACGAAGGCAACGATTTCAAATTCCTCTACCCGCTCGAAATGAAACTGCGGGATCGGGTCGCCCTGATCGCGAAGGAAGTTTACGGCGCGGACGGCGTCACCTGGACGCCCGAAGCAGAGGCCAAGGCAAAGATGCTCGAAGGCGATCCGAAATATGCGGATTTCGCCACGATGATGGTCAAGACCCACTTGAGCCTGACCCACGATCCGGTATTGAAGGGTGTGCCGAAAGGCTGGGTCCTGCCGATTCGGGACGTCCTCATTTACTCAGGCGCCAAGTTTCTGTGCCCCTGTGCCGGTGCGATCAGCCTCATGCCCGGAACGAGCTCCAACCCGGCTTTCCGACGGATCGATGTCGATACCGCCACCGGAAAAGTCAGCGGCTTGTTCTAATCTCCACACCGATGTCCGTTGCAGACCGTTTTCGCTGGAACGGACATCGCAACAAACGCGTGTTTGCCCCCGAATCAGCGGGGGCTTGCTTCAAGCGGCAGGGATTTCCCCAGAGAAGTCCTTGCCGCTTCTCTTTTTGAAGCTGGAATTGCGCATTCAGACATCAACCTTGGAACCGTGAATCCCATCATGAACGTCCTTCTCATCAATCCCTGGTACCCCATTTCCGAAACCCCTTCTCCCCCGCTCGGGCTGGCTTATCTGGCCGCCAGCCTGGAAAGGGCGGGGCATCGGGTGAACATTCTCGATTATGTCGTTTATCCCTACAGCATCGATGGTCTGAAAAGACAGATCGAACGGTTTTCACCGGACTGGGTCGGCGTGACCGCCGTAACCATGAATGTCAACAAGGCCCTTCAGATCGTTCGCGATGTCAAGTCAATCGATCCGCACATTGGAACCGTCATGGGCGGGCCCCATGTCACGTTTGCCGCCGAAGATACCCTTGCGGCATGCCCCGGCCTGGATGTCGCGGCGATCGGCGAAGGGGAACATACGCTGATCCGGCTTGTCGAAAGCCCGGCTCAGCGTGATGCCTGGTTGCAGATTCCCGGCATCGTCTATCGGGATGGGGAACGATTCATCCGAACGGCGCCCAAAGCCGGCTTTCTCGATGTGAAGCTCCTGCCCGATCCGGCCCGGCATCTGCTCGCGCTTGCCAGATATCGGATTCTCCACATGCCGATTACCCTCACCACCTCTCGCGGCTGTCCGTTTCAATGCATTTTTTGTGTCGGCAGAAAAATGGTCGGGGCCAAGGTCCGATACCGTGAGCCGGAAAAAGTGGCGGATGAGATCGAATCCATCGCCGGTCTTGGATTCCATCAGATCAACATCGCCGACGATCTGTTCACGGCAAACGAGAAGCACTGCCTCGCCATCTGCGATGAAATCCGGCGGCGCGGGTTGCAGGTTCCGTGGACTTCCTTTGCCCGGGTGGACACGGTCTCCCTGAAAGTGCTCGAAAACATGAAAGCTGCCGGATGTACTGCGGTGAGTTTCGGCATGGAATCGGCCAACGCCGCAATTCTCAAAACCTGCCGCAAAGGCATTACCCGCCAGCAAATCCTCGATGCGGTGCAGATGTGCGCTCAGGCAGGGATTCAGGCGCACGGCTCATTCATCCTGGGGCTTCCCGGTGAAAGCGCAGAGACCATTTCCGAAACGCTTGCCTTCGGAGAACGGCTCAAGGAAATGGGGGTATCGTTCGGTTTTCATTTGCTGGCGCCTTTTCCGGGCACCCGGGTGCGGGAAGAGCGAGAGGCCTATGGCATACGGATTTTGAGCGACAATTGGGACGATTACCATGCGAATCGCGCCATTGTCGAAACGAATCAGGCCGATCGGCAGATGATGAATGCCATCGTGGAGCGATGGGAAGATGCTTTCAATGCGGAGCTGGGCAGGATTTCCGAGCGGATGCGCAGCGGGGCGGCCACGCCGGAAGAAAGCGGCCTGGTGACCAATCTCGAACGGACCGTATGGATCTACGAAATGATGATGGCCGAAGCCCTCGAAACGATCGGCGCCCTGCCTGCCGAACCGCCTGATGCCGCCATCCGGACCCTTGCCGGAAAGGCGATTTCCTTTGTGAAACATGCAACCCCGGACAGGCTCGTTTTCGCGCTTCAGACGGCTCGGGACCGAGGCGATCTGGTGGATGTCAGCACGGGAAACGAGATGCACTGGCGATGGCGGGAAAAACTCTAAAATTATCGTGACAATACTGCAGTGGGCAGCATGTAGGGGCGACCGGCGGGTCGCCCCTACGAATCCCTGAGAATGCTTTGGTTTGTATTACCGCATCTGCCGGAATGACGGGTTGGATCTTCATTCACGGGGGTGGCGTCCCTCGCAATGATCATTATATCGTGCCTGAACGAAAAACCTCTATTTGGAGCAGTGCGCCGCCTGCCCTCCGGCTCAGGTTGTACCCAAAACGGGTTTTCCGTTCAGGCACTAAGCTAACGATAGCTACTGGTGGTTTCAGTAGAACCCTTCCTCAGTTTTATGGTTCTGCCTGTCAAATGAGATAATCATTGAAGTAGATCATTTACCTTGAGTAGTCGTCCACCCCAAAATCCTCTTGACTCGGCGGAAGATGACGTGCAAGAGAATATGCGTTTCCCGGACAACAGTCCATACGAGGTGAAACGTGTTTTGGAGGCCGATTCAAAAGCATCCCGAATCGTGGGCGGAATCGCCCAACCTGCTGAATTATGAAGATGCTGTTGCCCGTTTTTCCTGGGATACCGTTCGCCGTTCCCTGGATGGACTCCCTGGCGGCAGGGGCCTCAACATTGCCCACGAGGCGGTCGATCGTCATGCGGAAGGCGAACTGCGTGATCATGTGGCCTTGCGGTGGCTTGGCGGCGATGGTTCCGTCCGCGAATTGACTTATGAAGGGCTCAAACGGCAGAGCAGTCGTTTCGCCAATGTGCTGAAAGGGCTTGGCATCGGGAAGGGCGATACGGTTGCCGTTTTGGCGGGGCGCATTCCCGAGCTCTATATCGCTGCGCTGGGCATTTTCAAAAACACGAGCATCTTTTGCCCCCTTTTCTCCGCCTTCGGCCCGGAGCCCATATATCAGCGTCTGAGCAGGGGGGATGCGAAAATCCTGGTCACCACCGAGCTCGCTTTCACGCGGAAGATTCGCCAGCTCCGGGACAGGCTGCCCGGATTGCAGCAGGCGCTCATCGTCGACATACCCGACCATCAGGCAAACGACATGCTGTCGCTGCCTCGCCTGATGGCGGAATCCAGCGATACATTCCCGATTCCCCCGACCGATCCGGAAGACATGGCAATCCTTCATTTTACGAGCGGCACCACCGGAATGCCCAAGGGGGCGATCCATGTGCACAATGCCGTATTGTGTCATTATATGACCGGCAGGTATGTCCTGGATTTTCATCCGCAAGACGTATTCTGGTGTACGGCGGACCCCGGATGGGTCACCGGCACCTCTTACGGAATCATTGCTCCCCTGCTCCACGGAATCACCAACATCGTCGACGAGGCGGATTTTGATGCCATGCGCTGGTGCCGAATTCTGGAGACGCAACGGGTCAGCGTCTGGTACACGGCGCCTACGGCCATCCGGAGGTTCATGCGTTTGGGCATGGAGCCGGCTCGCCAGTTTGATCTGAGGCATTTGCGTGCCATTCACAGCGTAGGCGAGCCTCTCAATCCCGAGGCCGTGGTCTGGGGGCAGAAGGCCATGGGGTTGCCGATCCATGACAACTGGTGGCAGACGGAAACGGGCGGCATCATGATTGCCAACTTTCCCGCCATGGATATCCGGCCCGGCTCCATGGGCCGCCCGCTTCCCGGAATCGAAGCCGCCGTTGTCCAGCGCATGGGCAAGGGTACCGTCCGCGTGATCGATGCGCCGGGCGTTCAGGGCGAGCTTGCGTTGCGACCGGGCTGGCCTTCCATGTTTCGGGGTTACCTGCACGAGGAACAGCGATACCGGAAATGCTTTGTTGATGGCTGGTATTTGACAGGAGACCTGGCAACATGTGATCAGGACGGCTATTTCTGGTTCGTTGGCCGCGCGGATGACATCATCAAGACATCCGGTCACATGGTGGGCCCCTTCGAAGTCGAAAGCACGCTCATGGCGCATCCGGCAGTTGCCGAGGCAGGCGTTATCGGAAAGCCGGATCCGCTTATCGGAGAAATGGTAAAAGCCTTTGTCACGCTCAAGAGCGGGATCGATCCGAGCGACGATCTCCGTTTGGAACTCATGGGTTTTGCACGCAAGAAGCTGGGGTCTGCGGTGGCGCCCAGGGAAATTGATTTCAGATCCAATCTTCCCAAAAACAAGGCCGGCAAGATCATGCGCCGCTTGCTCAAGGCTCGGGAGCTGGGCTTGCCGGAAGGAGACCTTTCGACGGTGGAGGAAAGCGACTGAAACCGGATCGTTTGCGAAAAGACATGTTTTTTTCGGTCTGCGGCTCACTCAACGTGCCCCGGTAGGATGCGCATTTCTCGAAGGTTCGTGGAATATACTGCCTGCCCGCAGGCGATGAGCTGCACCGAATAGGGCTTTCCGCTCAGACGCAGGATAGCGTCAACGGAGGGACATCGGTTTGCATGAGCTGAGATGGGGATCATCCGGGATACGGATGGGTAACAACGGGGGGATACGATGACGATTCGCAATCTGGATTTCATGTTCAACCCTTCTTCTGTCGCTCTGGTAGGCGCAAGCCCCAAACGGGGCTCCATCGGCGCCGTTCTTGCCCATAATCTGGTGCATGCCGGTTTTCAAGGGGAAATTTTTTTCGTGAATCCGAAATACAGCAGCATCGAAGGGCTTCCCGTCTATCCCGATCCGGACAGTCTGCCAAAGGCGCCTGATCTTGCCGTGATCGCCACGCCGCCGGATACGGTCCCCCAACTGATTGAAACATTTGGGAAGCGGGGCACCCGCTCTGCAGTGGTCATCACGGCCGGGTTTCAGGAAGTCGGCAGCGAAGAAGCGAAAAGGCTGTGCGACCAAATGCTCGAATCGGCGAAACCCCATCTGCTGCGCATCCTGGGTCCCAACTGCATGGGGATCATGGTGCCCGGTATCGGCCTGAATTCGAGTTTCGGCCATGTGCAGCCCCTCAAGGGGAACATTGCTTTTGTCGCCCAGTCCGGGGCTGTTCAGACATCCGTATTGGACTGGGCCACATCGAGGGGTATCGGCTTTTCCCATTTCGTATCCGTTGGCAACATGTCCGATGTCGATTTTGGTGACATGCTCGATTATCTGGCTACCGAATCCAGCGCCAAATCGATTCTGCTCTATATCGAGAACATTACCCATGCCCGAAAATTCATGTCTGCCGCCCGGGCTGCCGCACGGATGAAACCGGTTGTCGTGGTCAAGGCCGGGCGCCATGCCGAGGCCGCCCGAGCCGCCGCCTCCCATACCGGTGCATTGGCAGGAGCCGATGAAGTGTACAGCGCGGCCTTTATGCGCGCAGGCATGCTCCGGGTGATGGACATGCAGGCGCTGTTCAATGCCGTGGAAACCCTGGCCATGTCTCATCAGTTCACTGGAGATCGCCTGGCCATCCTGACCAACGGCGGTGGCGTGGGGGTCCTGGCCACGGATGTCCTGATCGACAAA
It contains:
- a CDS encoding B12-binding domain-containing radical SAM protein; this translates as MNVLLINPWYPISETPSPPLGLAYLAASLERAGHRVNILDYVVYPYSIDGLKRQIERFSPDWVGVTAVTMNVNKALQIVRDVKSIDPHIGTVMGGPHVTFAAEDTLAACPGLDVAAIGEGEHTLIRLVESPAQRDAWLQIPGIVYRDGERFIRTAPKAGFLDVKLLPDPARHLLALARYRILHMPITLTTSRGCPFQCIFCVGRKMVGAKVRYREPEKVADEIESIAGLGFHQINIADDLFTANEKHCLAICDEIRRRGLQVPWTSFARVDTVSLKVLENMKAAGCTAVSFGMESANAAILKTCRKGITRQQILDAVQMCAQAGIQAHGSFILGLPGESAETISETLAFGERLKEMGVSFGFHLLAPFPGTRVREEREAYGIRILSDNWDDYHANRAIVETNQADRQMMNAIVERWEDAFNAELGRISERMRSGAATPEESGLVTNLERTVWIYEMMMAEALETIGALPAEPPDAAIRTLAGKAISFVKHATPDRLVFALQTARDRGDLVDVSTGNEMHWRWREKL
- a CDS encoding TetR/AcrR family transcriptional regulator; this encodes MGIQERKEREKERRRQQIIVAAKRVFSEKGFNKSTMEDIASEAELSPGTLYLYFKNKEELYASLSLRILQFLHIRVEHVNNETSLSPEQKLDQLIEAMYDVYSFDPLIIINMFHLQSSETLKNLSEGVLSQIEDLSRKSIGAISKVFEEGIQKGVFIDKHPVALSDIFWSLFSGVVLWEASKKIMDDKKDYLKPTLDIAFELFKRGVKKNGAELP
- a CDS encoding formate--tetrahydrofolate ligase; the encoded protein is MAYDAVKMADWQISEAAEKNMPSPDQWREKLGLEKDEILPMGRLAKLDFLKIINRLQNRPDGKYIEVTAITPTPLGEGKSTTSVGLMEGLGKRGKNVGGALRQPSGGPTMNVKGTAAGGGNALIIPMTEFSLGLTGDINDIMNAHNLAMVALTARMQHERNYNDEQLARLTKMRRLDIDPTRVEMGWIIDFCAQSLRNIVIGLGGRTDGYTMQSKFGIAVGSECMAILAIIKDLADLKKRLNEITVAFDKAGKPVTTGDLEVGNAMTAFMRNTINPTLLSTAEYQPCMIHAGPFANIAVGQSSIIADRIGLKMFDYHVTESGFAADIGFEKFWNVKCRNSGLKPHVSVLTTTIRALKMHGGGPKVVAGIALPEAYTKENLELVEKGCANMVHHINTIRKAGINPVVCINCFHTDTDAEVAIVRKAAEAAGARCAKSTHWADGGDGALELADAVIDACNEGNDFKFLYPLEMKLRDRVALIAKEVYGADGVTWTPEAEAKAKMLEGDPKYADFATMMVKTHLSLTHDPVLKGVPKGWVLPIRDVLIYSGAKFLCPCAGAISLMPGTSSNPAFRRIDVDTATGKVSGLF
- the acsA gene encoding acetate--CoA ligase, yielding MFWRPIQKHPESWAESPNLLNYEDAVARFSWDTVRRSLDGLPGGRGLNIAHEAVDRHAEGELRDHVALRWLGGDGSVRELTYEGLKRQSSRFANVLKGLGIGKGDTVAVLAGRIPELYIAALGIFKNTSIFCPLFSAFGPEPIYQRLSRGDAKILVTTELAFTRKIRQLRDRLPGLQQALIVDIPDHQANDMLSLPRLMAESSDTFPIPPTDPEDMAILHFTSGTTGMPKGAIHVHNAVLCHYMTGRYVLDFHPQDVFWCTADPGWVTGTSYGIIAPLLHGITNIVDEADFDAMRWCRILETQRVSVWYTAPTAIRRFMRLGMEPARQFDLRHLRAIHSVGEPLNPEAVVWGQKAMGLPIHDNWWQTETGGIMIANFPAMDIRPGSMGRPLPGIEAAVVQRMGKGTVRVIDAPGVQGELALRPGWPSMFRGYLHEEQRYRKCFVDGWYLTGDLATCDQDGYFWFVGRADDIIKTSGHMVGPFEVESTLMAHPAVAEAGVIGKPDPLIGEMVKAFVTLKSGIDPSDDLRLELMGFARKKLGSAVAPREIDFRSNLPKNKAGKIMRRLLKARELGLPEGDLSTVEESD